The window TGGTTTCAACACCAAGACGGGCAAGGATCTTCTTGTGCTCGGGTGTGATGGCCTTCACTGCCAGACGCTTCACGCCCATTTCCAGCAGGTTGAACACGATGAGGATGGAAGCCTCCATGCTTGAGCCAACGCTGACCACCACCATATCCAGATCCTGAAAGCGCAGCTGATGCAGCACCATGCTGTCCTTGGCGTCGGCAACATAGACCTGGTCCAGCACTCCCTGCGCCTGCCGGATGCGGCTTTCGCCCACATCCACGCCAACAACGGAATGCCCTTTTTCCACCAGCGCCTTGGCCAGCGGAAGACCGAATTTACCAAGGCCGATAATGCCGATTTCCTGTTTCTTCTTCATATCTCTCATCCTGAATGAAATACGCGCTTTCTTTTTTAGCACACTCCGCCTGCCGGGAACAGGAGAAGAGCCTCCTGCCGCACGGATCATGTGTTCAAACTTCCGATCTGCAGGCTTTTCCTAACCGATCGGCATATCGCTTTCCGGCCAGCGGTAGCGCACATCAGACTGCATCTGCTGCAGCGTGGTCAGCAGCCAGATGGGCCCGATACGCCCCACGAACATCAGCACGGTCAGGCACAGCTTGCCCGTCACCGACAGGCTCGGTGTCACGCCGGTGCTCAGCCCCACGGTGGCAAAGGCGGAAACCGCCTCGAAAAGATAATCCA is drawn from Desulfovibrio mangrovi and contains these coding sequences:
- a CDS encoding potassium channel family protein yields the protein MKKKQEIGIIGLGKFGLPLAKALVEKGHSVVGVDVGESRIRQAQGVLDQVYVADAKDSMVLHQLRFQDLDMVVVSVGSSMEASILIVFNLLEMGVKRLAVKAITPEHKKILARLGVETIVQPEQDAALTLAHRISNPGLLDLLQLGGGVVLQELEVDKWEGKTLMDLHLTGMGIMVVAIRKPGEEEYSFVPPADQPLRRGETLAVIGREKDVLSLQP